Proteins from one Thermococcus sp. M36 genomic window:
- a CDS encoding SHOCT domain-containing protein, which translates to MMGFGYFGWFGAIFMLLFWILIIVGIVWFVKWLVEQSSSEKTSKKSALEILDEKYARGEIDDEEYERRRRKLLEG; encoded by the coding sequence ATGATGGGATTCGGTTACTTTGGCTGGTTCGGGGCAATATTCATGCTCCTGTTCTGGATTCTGATAATCGTCGGAATAGTGTGGTTCGTCAAGTGGCTCGTTGAGCAGAGCTCCAGTGAAAAGACCTCAAAGAAGAGCGCCCTCGAGATACTGGACGAGAAGTATGCACGCGGCGAGATAGACGACGAAGAGTACGAGAGGAGAAGGAGAAAGCTCCTAGAGGGCTGA
- a CDS encoding radical SAM protein, translated as MSHFVRSFIFFRSELGTEYLFDDVTGIVLQIPSEINSRVKHILLDSTTPTEALVKIRKEAMEENNYSGIYRILEILISHFGAFYRLPLETYTFEIGEDMLRYMILRDGLYELLLEVTNNCNFRCRYCVFGGSYKDFRTHGHSFMTQEIAIKAIDLYFDYLEEGAFLNPKREPTIAFYGGEPLLNFKIIEKCVNYTNHKYSDEFTPRYTITTNAALINKRIAEFLVKNDFDVSISLDGPKNEHDRNRILPNGRGTFDLVMRGISNLKEAQKKYGSKKEYFALVTYDPKSNLYNMAKFFDEESPIRPIIANPVRSMGTTYYSLFTTEDYINHERMLRELFKKFLKDSKNNHNSVFLEILFGGPGTLMFYRNILSRKNPTATFTSTCIPGFKWYVTTDGKIQVCERASPITIIGDINEGLNFSAIKTLIQKYFKLINKKCNYCSLAHSCARCFAYLGSEDCSLFKRWVIDGLKTAFTIYENNPEYFERRLSILKEKGGVYELENL; from the coding sequence ATGTCCCATTTTGTTCGCTCTTTTATTTTTTTCCGGAGTGAACTAGGGACAGAATATTTATTCGATGACGTAACTGGCATTGTACTCCAGATTCCTTCAGAGATCAACTCACGAGTTAAACATATTCTCTTAGATAGTACAACACCTACCGAGGCTTTAGTTAAAATTCGCAAAGAAGCAATGGAAGAAAATAACTATTCTGGAATTTACAGAATTTTGGAAATTTTGATCTCCCATTTTGGGGCATTTTACAGACTTCCTCTGGAAACCTATACATTTGAAATAGGAGAGGACATGTTGCGATATATGATTCTGAGAGACGGGCTTTATGAGCTACTTCTGGAAGTTACTAATAACTGCAATTTTAGATGTCGGTATTGTGTATTCGGAGGTAGTTATAAAGATTTCAGAACTCATGGACACTCGTTTATGACGCAAGAAATAGCAATAAAAGCAATTGACTTATATTTTGATTACTTGGAAGAAGGAGCATTCTTAAATCCCAAAAGAGAGCCAACAATAGCATTTTACGGAGGTGAGCCCCTTCTTAACTTCAAAATAATTGAGAAGTGTGTTAACTATACAAATCATAAATATTCAGACGAATTTACTCCTCGATACACAATTACAACTAATGCTGCTCTGATAAATAAGAGAATAGCGGAATTCCTCGTTAAAAATGATTTTGATGTGTCCATAAGCTTAGATGGCCCTAAGAATGAACATGATAGAAATAGAATATTACCCAACGGTAGGGGCACCTTTGACTTGGTCATGAGGGGCATATCCAATCTTAAGGAGGCCCAGAAAAAGTATGGCTCTAAAAAGGAGTACTTTGCTCTAGTTACCTATGATCCCAAGTCTAATTTATACAATATGGCGAAGTTTTTTGATGAGGAATCGCCAATACGTCCCATAATCGCAAACCCCGTGCGTTCTATGGGGACTACATATTACTCGCTATTCACTACAGAGGACTATATAAATCACGAAAGAATGTTAAGGGAGCTTTTTAAAAAATTTCTTAAGGATTCAAAGAATAATCACAACTCAGTGTTTCTTGAGATTCTCTTTGGTGGGCCCGGAACATTGATGTTCTACAGAAACATTTTAAGTCGTAAAAATCCAACAGCCACATTCACATCAACTTGTATTCCAGGATTTAAATGGTATGTAACCACCGATGGAAAAATCCAAGTATGTGAGAGAGCATCTCCCATTACTATAATTGGAGATATTAATGAAGGTTTAAATTTCTCCGCAATAAAAACACTAATTCAAAAGTACTTTAAGCTAATAAATAAGAAGTGTAATTACTGTAGCTTGGCTCACAGCTGTGCAAGATGCTTTGCGTATTTGGGCTCAGAAGACTGTAGTCTTTTTAAGCGCTGGGTAATTGACGGATTAAAAACCGCATTCACAATATACGAGAATAATCCAGAATATTTCGAAAGAAGACTATCAATACTGAAAGAAAAAGGTGGGGTTTATGAATTGGAAAACCTTTAA
- a CDS encoding class I SAM-dependent methyltransferase, with the protein MIPGIEEIRLFLEKLGFDRGSINELIEQIEYFETEAPERDDIVRNYLRDECIERMIDEIVREVLRLGRKEVRLLDVAAGSGFFTERIKKRLEEMGVRTEVYALDITPSMLRRLKEKGITPIWGVAERIGDSIRIANKHYGLSVPEKFDVVVSTLAFHHFINPEGVLRSIRGVLEDGGRVVIIDVLKHSHGEFKDTLKDTHLGFSLEEIKEMGSRVFGKVEARPLGLHCEVDGVLIGLYKAVFA; encoded by the coding sequence ATGATACCTGGCATCGAAGAGATACGGCTCTTCCTGGAGAAGCTGGGTTTTGATCGGGGCTCAATAAACGAACTCATAGAGCAGATAGAGTACTTTGAGACCGAGGCGCCGGAGAGGGACGACATCGTGAGGAACTATCTGCGGGACGAGTGCATAGAGAGGATGATCGATGAGATAGTCAGAGAGGTACTGCGGCTGGGGAGAAAGGAGGTGAGGCTCCTCGACGTCGCCGCTGGCTCGGGCTTCTTCACGGAGCGCATAAAGAAGAGGCTCGAGGAGATGGGGGTGCGGACGGAGGTCTACGCCCTCGATATAACGCCCAGCATGCTGAGGAGGCTTAAGGAAAAAGGCATAACTCCCATCTGGGGGGTTGCCGAGAGGATAGGGGACTCGATAAGGATAGCCAACAAACACTACGGCCTCAGTGTGCCTGAGAAGTTCGATGTCGTGGTCTCAACCCTGGCGTTCCATCACTTCATTAACCCCGAAGGCGTTCTGAGGAGCATCAGGGGCGTCCTTGAGGATGGAGGCAGGGTGGTCATCATAGACGTCCTCAAGCACAGCCACGGCGAGTTCAAGGACACCCTGAAGGACACCCACCTCGGCTTTTCGCTGGAAGAGATAAAAGAGATGGGCTCAAGGGTGTTCGGGAAGGTCGAAGCCCGGCCCCTCGGACTGCACTGTGAGGTTGACGGTGTCCTCATCGGGCTCTACAAGGCAGTGTTTGCTTAG
- a CDS encoding TRASH domain-containing protein, with amino-acid sequence MKIDDLDLKLIYLLMDNSRLSISELAEKLGVSRPTVKSRLEKLEKDGIILGYTIKINPDLLRAHNVVALIVKTDEPEKMNEFEEIIEINRFTSRKYLIKVAVEDMEQLRRVIEGAGFEVIEIMPILENIERTAPPKVKIPFKCDYCGKEIVGEPIVYKYRNRVYFFCCPTCLTEFKKTRENIEKFMLKEEGKVEHAHEHEHHAHD; translated from the coding sequence ATGAAGATAGACGACCTTGACCTCAAGCTTATTTACCTCCTGATGGACAATTCCAGGCTCAGCATCTCTGAACTCGCCGAAAAGCTCGGTGTCAGCAGGCCAACGGTGAAATCCCGGCTTGAGAAGCTGGAGAAGGATGGCATAATACTCGGCTACACCATAAAGATCAACCCCGACCTCCTCAGGGCACACAACGTGGTTGCCCTCATCGTAAAGACTGACGAGCCCGAGAAAATGAACGAGTTCGAGGAGATAATCGAGATAAACCGCTTTACCAGCAGGAAGTACCTCATAAAGGTGGCAGTCGAGGACATGGAGCAGCTCCGGAGGGTTATAGAAGGGGCTGGCTTTGAGGTCATCGAGATAATGCCCATCCTCGAAAACATCGAGCGCACCGCCCCACCGAAGGTCAAGATACCGTTCAAGTGCGACTACTGCGGAAAGGAAATAGTCGGCGAGCCGATAGTCTACAAGTACCGCAACAGGGTTTACTTCTTCTGCTGCCCGACATGCCTAACGGAGTTCAAAAAGACGAGGGAAAACATAGAAAAGTTCATGCTAAAGGAAGAGGGCAAGGTAGAGCACGCTCACGAGCACGAGCACCACGCCCATGACTAG
- a CDS encoding cytochrome C biogenesis protein, producing the protein MDITHAILAVAADGIPQGPIQNVAEFTGVTFSVIVLGILNALRPSIFLMIVFLLSMIALTDERKVLRVGFAFTLGAFLGYSVIAVALMNLHTKVPFLRYFVVAFGVAVGLYKIFSALGYVTLPVSSPLRERSNRILEKATSPPAAFVIGGIMAFLSLSCVLPSYLLVSSLLSGQFPPATTAALLVVFVGISVLPFAVVTLGFHYGTRYARLGRAVDRLSSLSGRGDLVMGVVLVLVSVLYLALFL; encoded by the coding sequence ATGGACATAACCCACGCGATACTTGCAGTGGCCGCTGACGGGATACCCCAGGGGCCCATCCAGAACGTCGCTGAGTTTACCGGCGTTACGTTTTCCGTGATAGTCCTAGGAATACTGAACGCACTCCGGCCGTCAATTTTTCTGATGATCGTCTTCCTCCTTTCGATGATAGCGCTCACCGATGAGAGGAAGGTCCTCAGGGTGGGCTTTGCCTTTACACTCGGTGCGTTCCTGGGCTATTCGGTCATCGCCGTCGCCCTGATGAACCTCCATACGAAGGTGCCCTTCCTGAGGTACTTCGTGGTCGCCTTTGGAGTAGCCGTCGGCCTCTACAAAATATTCTCCGCCTTGGGCTATGTGACGCTCCCCGTCTCCAGCCCTCTGAGGGAAAGGAGCAACAGGATACTTGAAAAGGCAACGTCTCCCCCCGCGGCGTTCGTGATAGGGGGTATAATGGCCTTCCTCTCGCTGTCCTGTGTACTGCCCTCCTACCTGCTCGTCAGTTCTCTGCTCTCGGGCCAGTTTCCACCGGCCACTACCGCTGCACTGCTGGTGGTCTTCGTCGGGATCTCCGTGCTGCCCTTCGCCGTCGTGACCCTTGGGTTCCACTACGGAACCAGATACGCCCGGCTCGGCAGGGCCGTTGACAGGCTTTCATCCCTGAGCGGCAGGGGAGATCTAGTCATGGGCGTGGTGCTCGTGCTCGTGAGCGTGCTCTACCTTGCCCTCTTCCTTTAG
- a CDS encoding DUF6775 family putative metallopeptidase codes for MKIYIEDSFSFFEEIRKVFKFSVEFSPYVFKDPYFLAYIRVRNPNKREFYEPFPIEVENEKKGLINGVIYDGVELLKYFSRDVDTSEPTVLITNRLIATFGEDGRYHLRMIVMGPAAIISLKGILYAPAKSPQYYMKHSFGFNEKINVNVGKVLKMLLLQFYAYFKHEEIFCENEECMLHNCHTTEEIEKVKGLCEKHRKMLGDVVNLRGLYGMCEKE; via the coding sequence ATGAAAATTTACATTGAAGATTCCTTTTCATTTTTTGAGGAGATTAGGAAGGTCTTCAAATTCTCCGTGGAGTTTAGCCCCTATGTATTTAAAGACCCCTATTTTCTGGCATACATAAGAGTGAGGAACCCAAATAAGAGGGAATTTTACGAGCCTTTCCCTATTGAAGTAGAGAATGAAAAGAAGGGTCTCATAAATGGAGTTATCTATGATGGCGTGGAACTGCTAAAATATTTCTCTCGAGACGTTGATACCTCTGAGCCGACAGTTTTGATAACGAACAGGCTTATAGCCACATTTGGAGAGGATGGACGGTATCACCTTAGAATGATTGTAATGGGGCCTGCAGCAATAATTTCGCTTAAAGGAATACTCTATGCCCCAGCAAAGTCTCCCCAATATTATATGAAGCATTCATTTGGATTTAATGAGAAAATCAATGTAAATGTTGGCAAAGTGTTAAAAATGCTCCTTCTTCAGTTCTATGCTTATTTTAAGCATGAAGAAATCTTTTGCGAGAACGAGGAATGCATGCTCCACAATTGCCATACAACAGAGGAGATAGAGAAAGTGAAAGGGCTGTGTGAAAAACATAGAAAGATGCTTGGAGATGTTGTAAATTTAAGAGGACTATATGGAATGTGTGAAAAAGAGTAA
- a CDS encoding sulfide-dependent adenosine diphosphate thiazole synthase, with product MAKILAKVSEKDVTSAIVDTFYSMLRNYTESDVIIVGAGPSGLIAARELAKAGKKVLVIERNNYLGGGFWIGGFLMNKITVRAPAQEVLKELGVPYEKYTKGLYVADGPHACSKLIAAACDAGVKFLNMTSFDDVVIRDGRVAGVVVNWTPVQALPRQITCVDPIALESKLVIDATGHDAFVAKKLEEKGLIKTRGHGSMWVEESEDAVINHTGEVYPGLIVTGMAVSTVFGLPRMGPTFGGMLLSGKRAAEVALEKLKELE from the coding sequence ATGGCGAAGATACTTGCTAAGGTTAGTGAAAAAGATGTAACCTCAGCTATAGTTGACACGTTTTACAGTATGCTTAGGAACTACACGGAATCGGACGTAATAATAGTGGGGGCTGGACCAAGTGGATTGATAGCAGCAAGAGAGCTTGCAAAAGCGGGCAAGAAAGTTTTGGTTATAGAAAGGAACAACTATTTAGGAGGAGGCTTTTGGATCGGAGGATTCTTAATGAACAAAATAACAGTGAGGGCACCAGCACAAGAGGTGTTAAAAGAACTTGGTGTCCCATATGAGAAATACACGAAAGGTCTCTATGTTGCAGATGGTCCTCATGCGTGTTCAAAGCTAATAGCAGCTGCTTGTGATGCGGGAGTGAAGTTCCTCAACATGACAAGCTTTGATGATGTGGTTATAAGAGATGGAAGAGTTGCAGGTGTTGTGGTGAACTGGACTCCAGTTCAGGCTTTGCCAAGGCAAATAACCTGTGTTGATCCAATAGCTCTCGAGTCAAAGCTTGTAATAGACGCTACTGGACACGATGCCTTTGTTGCTAAGAAGCTTGAAGAAAAAGGACTAATAAAGACGAGAGGACACGGCTCAATGTGGGTAGAAGAAAGTGAGGATGCTGTAATAAATCACACAGGCGAGGTTTATCCAGGGCTTATAGTTACGGGAATGGCAGTTTCTACAGTTTTTGGACTTCCAAGAATGGGACCAACCTTTGGAGGAATGCTCTTAAGCGGAAAGAGAGCCGCCGAGGTGGCTTTAGAGAAGCTCAAAGAACTGGAGTGA
- a CDS encoding PLP-dependent cysteine synthase family protein, which translates to MMENYTKLSTYEGIVQTIGNTPLVRLKKIERYFNLKNELYAKVEFFNPGGSIKDRIGKYMIEGAKREGKIVEGGVIVEPTSGNTGVGLALVAADEGYMTVFTMPDKMSLEKELLLRAMGAFVIRTPTAVAPSDPNSYYKVAEAVRNLIWKKRRAVTREELKEIVEYVQKLVDEERLDELRAILEEEVEETPYAYIPNQYFNKYNPLAHYETTAREIWEQTGGEIDYLFAGIGTGGTITGIGRYLKEKKKEVKIIGVDPVGSIYNLVKKGMSLEEAVKRAHPYLVEGIGEDLLPETVDLSLVDDIVVVNDQQAFAMTRFLARKEGILAGGSSGAALYGTVKYLKEKGIEGKKVVVIFPDTGRNYLTKVFNDEWLIENGFEIDDEKVLEVLR; encoded by the coding sequence ATGATGGAAAATTACACAAAATTGAGTACTTATGAAGGTATCGTTCAGACCATCGGCAACACACCCCTTGTGAGGCTGAAGAAGATCGAGAGGTATTTCAACCTCAAAAACGAGCTCTACGCCAAAGTGGAGTTCTTCAACCCCGGGGGAAGCATAAAGGACAGGATAGGCAAGTACATGATCGAAGGTGCTAAGAGGGAGGGCAAGATCGTCGAAGGCGGTGTGATAGTCGAGCCCACCTCGGGCAACACCGGCGTGGGCCTTGCCCTGGTTGCGGCCGACGAGGGCTACATGACGGTCTTCACGATGCCGGACAAGATGAGTCTGGAGAAGGAGCTCCTCCTCAGGGCAATGGGCGCCTTTGTCATTAGGACTCCCACCGCTGTGGCCCCGAGCGACCCGAACTCCTACTATAAGGTGGCAGAAGCTGTAAGAAACCTCATCTGGAAGAAAAGGAGGGCAGTAACCCGGGAGGAGCTTAAGGAGATAGTTGAGTATGTGCAGAAGCTTGTTGATGAGGAGAGGCTCGACGAGCTCAGGGCAATCCTTGAGGAGGAAGTGGAGGAAACACCCTACGCCTACATCCCCAACCAGTACTTCAACAAATACAACCCCCTGGCACACTACGAGACCACCGCGAGGGAGATATGGGAGCAGACCGGAGGGGAGATAGACTACCTCTTTGCGGGGATAGGCACCGGCGGAACTATAACAGGCATTGGACGGTACCTCAAAGAGAAGAAAAAGGAGGTCAAAATAATAGGCGTTGACCCGGTTGGCTCGATATACAACCTCGTTAAGAAGGGAATGAGCCTTGAGGAGGCCGTGAAGAGGGCACACCCGTACCTCGTTGAGGGAATAGGCGAAGACCTGCTGCCCGAGACCGTTGATTTAAGCCTCGTGGACGACATCGTCGTAGTCAATGACCAGCAGGCATTTGCTATGACGCGCTTCCTCGCGAGGAAGGAGGGAATTCTGGCGGGCGGCTCATCGGGCGCGGCCCTCTACGGGACTGTAAAGTACCTCAAGGAGAAAGGCATTGAGGGCAAGAAAGTCGTCGTGATATTCCCGGACACGGGGAGGAACTATCTCACGAAGGTGTTCAACGACGAGTGGCTCATCGAGAACGGCTTCGAGATTGACGATGAAAAGGTCCTGGAGGTGCTGAGATGA
- a CDS encoding ABC transporter permease, with the protein MIARKNLFHDKGRLTMSVAGVALSVTLVIILLGVYYGMTTLGTNYIVHTDADLWVGQEGIHDLWHTYSLLPRGLAGDIEGVDGVESVHELIGRAVQIEVPNTGARKTVYIVGFDPASGVGGPWDIVRGTGEIQKGEAVVDQVFFTRNGLKLGQTLRIGNKELKIVGVSRGTFAVVYPYIFVTTEDAAEIFGTTQYVNYYLVQLSGDRPADEVINDITGRLAERGVAVEILTKERFIQNHRDVINESFNSILFPLVFIGFIIGAAVIGLTLYTMTMEKMREYAILKAIGAQNSFLRRIVFEQAAIITLLGFVAGICLSLLATALVPRFAPEFFVEMNYETVGITFAAVLLMGLTAPLIPIRRLNKVDPVVVFNA; encoded by the coding sequence ATGATAGCGAGAAAGAACCTGTTCCATGATAAGGGCAGGCTGACAATGAGCGTGGCCGGGGTGGCCCTTTCGGTGACACTGGTCATAATACTCCTGGGAGTCTACTACGGCATGACGACGCTCGGGACGAACTACATTGTGCATACCGACGCCGACCTCTGGGTCGGACAGGAGGGCATCCACGACCTGTGGCACACGTATTCACTCCTCCCAAGGGGCCTTGCCGGGGATATAGAGGGCGTGGATGGCGTTGAGAGCGTCCACGAGCTCATAGGGAGGGCGGTTCAAATAGAAGTCCCCAACACCGGCGCCAGAAAGACGGTCTACATAGTCGGCTTTGACCCCGCCAGCGGGGTCGGCGGCCCGTGGGACATCGTTAGAGGCACGGGTGAAATACAAAAAGGTGAGGCCGTGGTAGACCAGGTGTTTTTCACGAGGAACGGTCTTAAACTCGGCCAGACGCTCAGGATCGGGAACAAGGAGCTGAAGATAGTTGGTGTCTCCAGGGGGACGTTTGCGGTGGTTTACCCCTACATCTTCGTGACCACCGAGGATGCCGCCGAGATATTCGGCACTACGCAGTACGTGAACTACTACCTCGTCCAGCTCTCCGGCGACAGGCCGGCAGACGAAGTGATTAACGACATCACTGGGAGGCTGGCGGAGAGGGGTGTAGCGGTCGAGATACTGACGAAGGAGAGGTTCATCCAGAACCACAGGGACGTGATAAACGAGAGCTTTAACTCAATACTCTTCCCTCTGGTGTTTATAGGGTTCATAATCGGCGCGGCGGTCATAGGGCTTACGCTCTACACCATGACGATGGAGAAGATGAGGGAGTACGCGATACTGAAGGCAATTGGAGCGCAGAACAGCTTCTTGAGGAGGATAGTCTTTGAACAGGCGGCCATAATAACCCTGCTTGGTTTTGTCGCAGGCATCTGCCTCTCCCTGCTCGCCACGGCCCTGGTGCCCAGGTTCGCCCCGGAGTTCTTCGTGGAGATGAACTACGAGACCGTGGGCATAACGTTCGCAGCGGTCCTGCTCATGGGGCTGACCGCGCCGCTGATCCCGATAAGGAGGCTCAACAAAGTTGACCCGGTGGTGGTCTTCAATGCCTGA
- a CDS encoding class I SAM-dependent methyltransferase, whose protein sequence is MSKTAKKYDRFSRIYDSFEALVERRAFSRYRERAVRLAEGKVLEVGIGTGKNLPYYPEGVEVIGIDFSRGMLEKAEKRRKELGLKNIRLLHMDVQNLEFEDNTFDTVVSTFVFCTVPDPVKGLREVYRVLKPGGKAIFLEHMKSRSKLLNVPLYMMEPFMRAMLGTSMLRETQDNIEKAGFRIEKVENLFFDIVRLIIARKPGKDDSEKEPVP, encoded by the coding sequence ATGTCAAAAACTGCGAAAAAATACGACCGGTTTTCACGGATTTACGACTCGTTTGAGGCTCTGGTCGAGAGGAGAGCTTTCTCAAGGTACAGGGAGAGGGCAGTACGCCTTGCCGAAGGCAAAGTCCTGGAAGTCGGTATCGGAACCGGAAAGAACCTGCCCTATTATCCTGAGGGAGTGGAGGTCATTGGAATAGACTTCAGCAGGGGGATGCTTGAAAAGGCGGAGAAAAGGAGAAAAGAACTCGGCCTGAAGAACATCCGGCTCCTGCATATGGACGTCCAGAACCTTGAATTTGAAGACAACACATTCGACACTGTTGTTAGCACCTTCGTCTTCTGCACCGTGCCCGATCCGGTTAAGGGCCTGAGGGAGGTTTACAGGGTTCTAAAGCCCGGAGGGAAAGCCATATTCCTTGAGCACATGAAGAGCAGGTCAAAGCTTCTCAACGTTCCCCTCTACATGATGGAGCCGTTTATGAGGGCCATGCTGGGCACATCCATGCTCCGGGAGACCCAGGACAACATTGAGAAAGCGGGGTTCCGAATAGAGAAGGTGGAGAACCTGTTTTTTGACATTGTGAGACTCATAATCGCGAGGAAGCCTGGTAAAGATGATAGCGAGAAAGAACCTGTTCCATGA
- a CDS encoding ABC transporter ATP-binding protein, with protein MPEAILRAKNLTKVYGSGRTAVRAVDSVSLILKRGEVVLLMGPSGSGKTTLLTMLSGLLRPTSGSIKLYPPENPRKPIELTGLTQDELARLRLERMGFIFQHSNLLEALTAVENVMVPLLIKGVKKAEARERAERLLGELGMGDRLNSKPSELSGGEQQRVAIARALITDPDIIIADEPTANLDSKNGKEVIRLIHERAKKDGKCVIIATHDPRILGFADRILYMEDGKIYRKDSRQAEKLLLFEE; from the coding sequence ATGCCTGAGGCCATCCTAAGGGCAAAGAACCTCACAAAGGTGTACGGCTCGGGCAGAACCGCGGTGAGGGCAGTTGACAGCGTGTCCCTTATCCTCAAGAGGGGCGAGGTGGTTCTCCTCATGGGGCCGTCCGGTTCGGGAAAGACGACGCTCCTCACCATGCTCAGCGGGCTTTTGAGGCCAACCTCCGGGAGCATAAAACTGTACCCCCCTGAAAACCCCCGGAAGCCCATAGAGCTGACGGGACTCACCCAGGACGAGCTGGCGAGGCTCAGGCTTGAGAGGATGGGCTTCATATTCCAGCACTCCAACCTGCTGGAGGCGCTGACGGCGGTAGAGAACGTCATGGTGCCCCTGCTGATCAAGGGCGTAAAGAAGGCAGAGGCCAGGGAAAGGGCCGAGCGCCTCCTGGGGGAGCTGGGTATGGGGGACAGGCTTAACAGCAAGCCTTCGGAGCTTTCCGGGGGCGAGCAGCAGAGGGTGGCCATAGCGAGGGCTCTGATAACCGACCCTGACATCATAATAGCCGACGAGCCTACAGCAAACCTCGACTCAAAGAACGGGAAGGAGGTCATAAGGCTCATCCACGAAAGGGCAAAGAAAGATGGTAAGTGCGTGATAATAGCCACTCACGACCCCAGGATACTCGGCTTCGCAGACAGGATACTCTACATGGAAGACGGAAAGATATACCGGAAGGACAGCCGGCAGGCCGAAAAGCTGCTGCTTTTTGAAGAGTAG
- a CDS encoding cystathionine gamma-synthase encodes MRFSTRAIHVGEEPEGMQHGDVVSPIHLSTTFAKKSVREVEEGYVYSRSGNPTRDALERKLAALENAKYGLAFSSGLAAESTILLALLKKGDHVVAFDDLYGGTKRLFNQVMERFGIEFTYVDAREPENVGTAIKENTKMVWLETPTNPLLKLADIKAIAEIAHERDIIVVVDNTFASPYFQNPLDLGADVVLHSVTKYLGGHSDVVGGAVMVNDDEIHEKLRFHQNAVGAILSPFDSWLVMRGIKTLAVRMERHEKNAMTIARYLEEHPLVEKVYYPSLHSHPQHELAKRQMRGFGGMLSFELKGGLEKAVKFIESLEVFALAESLGGVESLIELPAIMTHASVPREEREKVGIKDSLIRVSVGIEDVEDLIEDLDRGFRAVRA; translated from the coding sequence ATGAGGTTCTCAACTAGGGCCATTCACGTCGGCGAAGAGCCGGAGGGCATGCAGCACGGCGACGTTGTTTCCCCCATCCACCTCTCGACCACCTTTGCAAAGAAGAGCGTGAGGGAAGTTGAGGAGGGCTATGTCTATTCAAGGAGCGGCAACCCCACGAGGGATGCACTTGAGAGAAAGCTGGCGGCACTTGAGAACGCAAAGTACGGGCTGGCTTTTTCCTCAGGACTCGCGGCGGAGTCAACGATACTCCTGGCGTTGTTGAAGAAGGGCGACCACGTTGTGGCCTTTGACGACCTCTACGGCGGTACCAAAAGGCTCTTCAACCAGGTGATGGAGCGCTTCGGTATTGAGTTCACCTACGTTGATGCAAGGGAGCCGGAAAACGTTGGAACGGCAATAAAGGAAAACACAAAGATGGTCTGGCTCGAAACCCCCACGAACCCGCTCCTGAAGCTCGCGGACATAAAGGCAATAGCCGAGATTGCCCACGAGAGGGACATCATCGTGGTTGTGGACAACACCTTCGCGAGCCCCTACTTCCAGAACCCCCTTGACCTCGGCGCTGATGTGGTGCTCCACAGCGTCACCAAGTATCTAGGCGGGCACTCCGACGTTGTCGGTGGAGCGGTGATGGTCAACGACGACGAGATTCACGAAAAGCTTAGGTTCCACCAGAACGCGGTTGGGGCAATCCTTTCGCCATTCGACTCCTGGCTCGTTATGAGGGGGATTAAAACGCTCGCCGTCAGGATGGAGAGGCACGAGAAGAACGCCATGACGATAGCGAGGTATCTTGAGGAGCACCCGTTGGTTGAGAAAGTTTACTACCCCAGCTTGCATTCCCACCCGCAGCACGAACTCGCAAAGAGGCAGATGCGCGGCTTTGGAGGCATGCTGTCCTTCGAGCTCAAGGGCGGGCTTGAAAAGGCAGTGAAGTTCATCGAGAGCCTGGAAGTCTTTGCCCTCGCCGAGAGCCTCGGCGGTGTTGAGTCGCTCATAGAGCTACCTGCCATAATGACGCACGCCTCCGTCCCGAGGGAGGAGAGGGAGAAGGTCGGCATAAAGGACTCGCTCATCAGGGTCTCCGTCGGGATAGAGGACGTCGAAGACCTCATTGAAGACCTTGATAGGGGCTTCCGGGCGGTGAGAGCATGA